One genomic region from Bacillus sp. SLBN-46 encodes:
- a CDS encoding YpdA family putative bacillithiol disulfide reductase, whose product MEIEDVIIIGGGPCGLATAISLQQIGKKPLIIEKGNLVNSIYHYPTHQTFFSTSEKLEIGEVPFITDSYKPKRNQALVYYREVAKRKQLRIHSFETVTKVSNSGEVFLVETNVRTYSARYVVVATGYYDHPNYMKVPGEDLPKVFHYFKEAHPYFDQDVCVIGGKNSSVDAAIELVKAGARVTVLYRGEDYSPSIKPWILPEFDSLVKNGTIVMEFQAHVKEITGDHLVYEKDGNLHKIRNDFVFAMTGYHPDHQFLKTMGIQIDEETGRPLFNPDTMETNIEGIYIAGVIAAGNNANEIFIENGRFHGGQIAQSIVEKEGKG is encoded by the coding sequence TTGGAAATTGAAGATGTAATTATAATAGGTGGGGGTCCCTGTGGATTAGCTACAGCTATTTCATTACAACAAATTGGGAAAAAGCCTTTGATTATTGAAAAGGGGAATCTGGTTAATTCTATTTATCATTACCCGACACATCAAACCTTTTTTAGTACAAGTGAAAAATTAGAGATTGGTGAAGTACCCTTCATAACAGATAGCTACAAACCCAAAAGGAATCAAGCGCTAGTTTACTATAGAGAAGTCGCCAAACGAAAACAATTACGTATTCATTCATTCGAGACTGTTACTAAAGTATCCAACAGCGGAGAAGTATTTCTAGTTGAAACAAATGTGAGGACATATAGTGCTAGGTATGTTGTTGTAGCAACTGGTTACTATGACCATCCGAATTATATGAAAGTACCGGGGGAAGACCTGCCAAAGGTTTTTCACTATTTTAAGGAAGCTCATCCCTACTTTGACCAAGACGTCTGTGTTATCGGAGGAAAAAACTCTAGTGTGGATGCTGCTATAGAACTTGTTAAAGCAGGTGCAAGGGTGACCGTTCTTTATCGAGGGGAGGACTACTCTCCAAGTATTAAACCATGGATTCTCCCAGAATTTGATTCATTAGTTAAAAACGGTACAATTGTTATGGAATTTCAGGCTCATGTAAAGGAAATTACAGGGGACCATCTTGTTTATGAAAAGGATGGAAATCTACACAAGATTCGAAATGATTTTGTTTTTGCTATGACGGGGTACCATCCGGATCATCAGTTTTTAAAAACAATGGGCATTCAAATTGATGAGGAAACAGGAAGGCCGCTTTTTAACCCGGACACAATGGAGACAAACATAGAGGGAATTTATATCGCAGGTGTCATTGCCGCAGGAAATAATGCGAATGAGATCTTTATTGAAAATGGTAGATTTCATGGTGGGCAAATTGCACAGTCAATAGTAGAAAAAGAAGGCAAAGGGTGA
- a CDS encoding asparaginase — protein sequence MNKVVLLTTGGTIASKPNKDSGKLASGAITGEELASMCNLPNDIEVIVESVFQKASIHITFDDLIVLKNKIEEYFKDEAVSGVVVTHGTDTMEETAYFLDLTINDSRPIVVTGSQRSPEDQGSDVYINMRHAIYSACSSDLTDVGTVVVFNERIFAARYVKKEHASNIQGFNAFGFGYLGIIDNDKVQVFQKPIKREYFNIQSTIPQVEIIKCYIGADGKFVKAAREAGVAGIVLEGVGRGQVAPLMMEEIEKSIAAGIKLVVTTSAEEGAVYTTYDYEGSAYDLYKKGIILGSDNDSKKARIKLAVAMASGLKDIHF from the coding sequence ATGAATAAGGTGGTATTATTAACAACTGGTGGGACAATTGCTAGTAAACCGAATAAGGATTCAGGTAAATTAGCTTCGGGTGCTATAACAGGAGAAGAACTGGCATCTATGTGTAATTTACCGAATGATATTGAAGTGATAGTCGAATCTGTTTTTCAAAAAGCAAGTATTCATATTACATTTGATGATTTAATAGTCCTAAAGAATAAAATCGAAGAATATTTTAAGGATGAAGCTGTTTCAGGAGTGGTCGTAACACACGGTACGGATACAATGGAGGAAACTGCCTATTTTCTTGATTTAACTATTAATGATTCTAGACCTATTGTTGTTACTGGCTCACAACGTTCCCCCGAAGATCAAGGTAGTGATGTATATATAAATATGCGGCATGCTATTTATTCCGCGTGTTCTAGTGATTTGACTGACGTGGGAACAGTTGTGGTTTTTAATGAACGAATCTTTGCTGCTAGATATGTGAAAAAGGAACATGCATCAAATATACAAGGGTTTAATGCATTTGGTTTTGGATATCTCGGAATTATTGATAATGATAAAGTACAGGTTTTTCAAAAACCAATTAAAAGAGAATATTTTAACATTCAATCAACTATTCCGCAGGTTGAAATTATTAAATGCTACATTGGAGCTGATGGGAAATTTGTTAAGGCTGCTCGAGAAGCGGGTGTTGCGGGTATTGTACTTGAAGGAGTAGGACGAGGTCAGGTAGCTCCGTTAATGATGGAAGAAATTGAAAAGTCGATAGCAGCAGGAATAAAATTAGTGGTCACAACTAGTGCGGAAGAAGGAGCAGTTTATACGACCTATGATTATGAAGGAAGTGCCTATGACCTTTATAAAAAAGGGATAATTCTTGGCAGTGACAATGACTCTAAAAAGGCAAGGATTAAATTGGCAGTCGCTATGGCTAGTGGATTGAAGGATATTCATTTTTGA
- the prsW gene encoding glutamic-type intramembrane protease PrsW → MLGILSAGIAPGLALLSYFYLKDEYDSEPISFVLRTFLYGALLVFPIMFVQHVLETEHLLKSDLINAFLSSSLFEEFFKWFILFYAVYQHVEFDEPFDGIVYGVAVSLGFATVENIFYLLANGIEHAVTRALLPVSSHALFGVIMGFYIGKAKFTEGMKVKWVILSLLLPFLLHGSYDFILISQEHWLFIIFPFMIFLWWFGLRKVKKAKVLSATHMKKQYSIQKTLHS, encoded by the coding sequence ATGCTTGGAATATTATCAGCCGGGATTGCCCCCGGACTGGCCTTACTAAGTTATTTTTATTTAAAAGATGAATACGACTCAGAGCCGATTTCCTTTGTTCTTCGGACATTTCTATACGGAGCACTACTTGTGTTTCCAATTATGTTTGTTCAACATGTGCTTGAAACGGAACATTTATTAAAGTCTGATTTGATTAATGCGTTTCTTAGCTCCAGTCTTTTCGAGGAATTTTTTAAATGGTTTATTCTTTTTTATGCTGTTTACCAGCACGTTGAGTTTGATGAACCTTTTGATGGAATTGTATATGGAGTAGCTGTTTCACTTGGATTTGCAACAGTTGAAAATATTTTTTATCTATTGGCTAACGGAATTGAACATGCAGTCACCCGTGCACTTTTACCAGTTTCAAGTCATGCCCTTTTTGGGGTTATTATGGGATTTTATATTGGAAAAGCCAAGTTTACTGAGGGGATGAAAGTAAAATGGGTGATTCTCTCGTTATTATTGCCATTTCTCCTCCACGGATCATATGATTTCATATTAATTTCACAAGAACATTGGTTGTTTATTATTTTTCCGTTCATGATTTTCCTATGGTGGTTTGGCTTAAGGAAAGTAAAAAAAGCAAAAGTATTGAGTGCGACACATATGAAAAAACAGTATTCAATTCAGAAAACCCTTCACTCGTGA
- the sleB gene encoding spore cortex-lytic enzyme produces MPFSLMVNHEAHAFSGQVIQKGAVGDDVIELQSRLQYIGYYNGKIDGVFGWSTYWALRNFQYEFGLPIDGLAGTETKAKLAKASKYNEQFVKKQINTGKKFTHYGGVDQSKQTAPSPKAPAKKAPANNGTTKSPAPKATAPKAAATKKPTAANTPNGFSQNDIRLIANAVHGESRGEPYIGQVAVAAVILNRVNSSTFPNTVSGVIFEPGAFTAVADGQIWLTPNESSKKAVMDAINGWDPTGEALYYFNPDTATSGWIWGRPQIKRIGKHIFCK; encoded by the coding sequence ATGCCATTTTCTTTAATGGTAAATCATGAGGCCCATGCTTTTTCCGGCCAGGTCATTCAAAAAGGAGCTGTAGGAGATGATGTCATTGAGTTGCAGTCCAGGCTTCAGTATATTGGCTACTATAATGGGAAAATAGATGGAGTATTTGGATGGAGTACATATTGGGCTTTAAGAAATTTTCAATATGAATTTGGATTACCAATTGATGGATTGGCAGGGACAGAAACAAAGGCAAAACTCGCCAAAGCTAGTAAATATAATGAACAGTTTGTGAAGAAACAAATCAACACGGGTAAAAAGTTTACCCATTATGGTGGGGTTGATCAAAGTAAGCAAACGGCACCTAGTCCAAAAGCACCAGCCAAAAAGGCCCCGGCAAATAATGGAACAACCAAGTCTCCTGCACCTAAGGCAACAGCACCAAAAGCAGCGGCAACTAAGAAACCAACCGCAGCTAACACACCAAATGGGTTTTCGCAAAATGATATCCGTTTAATTGCCAATGCGGTCCATGGTGAATCACGGGGAGAGCCATATATCGGTCAAGTTGCAGTAGCGGCAGTTATCCTAAACAGGGTAAATAGTTCAACGTTTCCTAACACCGTTTCTGGTGTCATCTTTGAGCCTGGTGCATTTACTGCAGTTGCTGACGGGCAAATTTGGTTGACACCTAACGAGAGTTCTAAGAAAGCTGTTATGGATGCAATAAATGGATGGGATCCTACAGGTGAAGCGCTATACTATTTTAATCCAGACACAGCCACAAGTGGATGGATTTGGGGTAGACCTCAAATTAAACGAATCGGGAAGCATATTTTTTGTAAGTAG
- the ypeB gene encoding germination protein YpeB, producing the protein MIRGILIGILVVGVAGTGYWGYQEHQEKNAILLNAENNYQRAFHELTYQVDLLHDKIGTTLAMNSRKSLSPSLADVWRITSEAHSDVGQLPLTLLPFNKTEEFLAKIGDFSYRTAVRDLDKEPLSKSEYATLQKLYEQSGDIQNELRNVQHMVLKNNLRWMDVELALASGKETTDNTIIDGFKAVEKTVSGYDESNLGPSFANMQLKDENFKKIKGKTISRDEAVKIAKRYMNFDGNAKVKVTENGKGSNYGFYSVSIKNNQTGQEASMDITKKAGHPIWFINNRDINKQVISLNEADNKAAAFLKETGFKDLEVFESTQYDNIGVFTFVTNVNRVRIYPEAVKVKVALDNGDIIGVSADEYLKSFQTREIGKPAITVEQARSKVNPNFKVMEDRQAIIVNDLNKEVLCYEFLGTIGNDTYRIFINAVTGIEEEVEKLKNAEAIYKDVL; encoded by the coding sequence TTGATTAGAGGAATATTAATAGGAATACTCGTCGTGGGTGTTGCCGGTACTGGTTATTGGGGGTACCAAGAACACCAAGAGAAAAATGCCATCCTTTTAAATGCGGAAAACAACTATCAACGAGCGTTCCATGAACTTACCTATCAAGTTGACTTATTGCATGATAAAATCGGAACGACTTTGGCGATGAACTCTAGAAAATCTCTATCCCCATCATTAGCAGATGTATGGAGAATTACTTCAGAAGCACATAGTGATGTAGGACAACTTCCGTTAACTCTGCTTCCGTTTAATAAAACAGAGGAGTTCTTGGCGAAAATTGGTGACTTTAGTTATCGGACAGCTGTCAGAGATTTAGATAAAGAACCGTTATCAAAAAGTGAATATGCAACATTACAGAAGTTATATGAGCAATCAGGTGATATTCAGAATGAGCTAAGAAATGTTCAGCATATGGTCCTAAAAAATAATCTTCGTTGGATGGATGTTGAGTTAGCGCTTGCTTCAGGGAAAGAAACAACTGACAATACGATTATTGATGGTTTTAAAGCAGTCGAAAAAACTGTTTCAGGCTATGATGAATCTAACCTTGGTCCTTCTTTTGCTAATATGCAATTAAAGGATGAGAACTTTAAGAAGATTAAAGGAAAAACTATTTCACGTGACGAGGCCGTTAAGATAGCGAAAAGATATATGAATTTCGATGGGAATGCAAAGGTCAAAGTAACGGAAAATGGTAAGGGTTCAAATTACGGTTTTTACAGTGTTTCTATTAAAAATAACCAAACAGGCCAAGAAGCTAGTATGGATATAACGAAAAAGGCTGGACACCCAATTTGGTTTATTAATAATCGGGATATTAATAAACAGGTCATAAGTCTAAATGAAGCTGATAATAAAGCAGCTGCCTTTTTAAAGGAAACTGGTTTTAAAGATTTGGAAGTGTTTGAAAGTACTCAATATGATAATATCGGCGTCTTTACCTTTGTTACGAATGTTAATAGAGTTAGAATTTATCCTGAGGCAGTTAAAGTAAAAGTGGCTTTAGATAATGGTGATATTATTGGTGTATCCGCAGATGAATATTTAAAGTCCTTTCAAACCAGGGAAATAGGAAAACCAGCTATTACTGTGGAGCAGGCGCGTAGTAAGGTGAATCCTAACTTTAAGGTCATGGAGGACAGGCAAGCAATCATTGTTAATGACCTTAATAAAGAGGTGCTGTGCTACGAGTTCCTAGGAACGATTGGAAACGATACGTATCGGATATTTATCAATGCAGTAACTGGAATTGAAGAAGAAGTCGAGAAGCTAAAAAATGCAGAGGCTATTTACAAAGACGTACTATGA
- a CDS encoding YpfB family protein, with protein MIKIEQILIKVVIIQFVFLFLSQLIFHQMDVFPQIKQLTKYEGVNENTFTEILQTFQGK; from the coding sequence ATGATAAAGATTGAGCAAATATTAATTAAAGTGGTGATCATTCAGTTTGTTTTTCTGTTTTTATCACAACTAATCTTTCATCAAATGGATGTATTTCCTCAAATTAAGCAATTAACTAAATATGAAGGTGTAAATGAAAATACATTCACAGAAATCCTCCAAACCTTCCAAGGAAAGTAA
- the cmk gene encoding (d)CMP kinase: MEKKLSIAIDGPAAAGKSTVAKIVAEKLSYIYIDTGAMYRSLTYKAIVNHVNLEDEVSLLDTLLSTTIDLQPSEKGQLVYLDNKDVTDEIRSAEVTNSVSYVAKHEQVRNEMVRRQQAFAVGGGVVMDGRDIGTHVLPNAEVKVFLLASVEERAVRRHNENMQKGYPSDLEQLKEEISRRDKIDSEREVAPLKKADDAIEIDTTSLTIPDVVEKIMTLVLERIG, encoded by the coding sequence ATGGAAAAGAAACTATCTATTGCAATCGACGGCCCTGCTGCAGCCGGAAAAAGTACCGTAGCAAAAATTGTAGCTGAAAAACTATCTTACATTTATATTGATACTGGGGCAATGTACCGATCATTAACATATAAAGCTATTGTGAACCATGTTAATTTAGAAGATGAGGTTTCTTTATTGGACACGCTTTTATCAACTACAATTGATTTACAGCCATCAGAAAAAGGGCAATTAGTGTATTTAGACAATAAGGATGTAACAGACGAAATTCGTTCTGCAGAAGTAACTAACTCTGTATCTTATGTTGCAAAGCATGAGCAAGTTCGCAATGAAATGGTTAGAAGGCAGCAAGCTTTCGCTGTCGGTGGTGGCGTAGTAATGGATGGACGGGATATTGGTACTCACGTACTACCCAATGCTGAAGTAAAAGTATTCCTACTTGCAAGTGTAGAGGAAAGAGCAGTCCGTCGTCATAATGAAAACATGCAAAAGGGATATCCATCAGACTTAGAACAATTGAAGGAAGAAATTTCACGAAGAGATAAGATTGATTCAGAGAGAGAAGTTGCACCTTTGAAAAAAGCGGACGATGCAATTGAAATTGATACAACTTCTTTGACCATTCCCGATGTGGTTGAAAAAATAATGACTTTGGTGCTCGAAAGGATTGGATAA
- a CDS encoding lysophospholipid acyltransferase family protein: MTFYDFAKSVVSGVFKPWYRIEAIGVENFPKEGGILLCSNHIHNFDPIVVGIMAPRPVHYMAKEEIFRVPVLGNIVRKCNAFPVKRGFGDREALRSGLKVLKEGNVFGLFPEGTRSKTGELGKGLSGAGFFALRSEAFVLPCAVIGPYKSFSKLKVVYGEPIDMSEMRAAKASADEVTELIMSEIQKLKDAHQ; encoded by the coding sequence GTGACGTTTTATGATTTTGCAAAGTCGGTAGTTTCTGGGGTTTTTAAACCTTGGTACAGGATTGAAGCTATTGGGGTAGAGAACTTTCCTAAAGAAGGGGGAATTCTACTTTGCTCTAACCATATTCATAATTTTGACCCTATAGTCGTAGGAATTATGGCACCACGTCCTGTTCACTATATGGCGAAAGAAGAAATTTTTCGTGTTCCTGTTTTAGGGAACATTGTAAGAAAATGTAATGCTTTTCCTGTAAAAAGAGGGTTTGGCGATCGTGAGGCATTAAGGTCAGGGTTAAAGGTCTTAAAGGAAGGGAATGTCTTCGGTCTTTTTCCTGAGGGAACAAGAAGTAAGACTGGAGAATTAGGAAAAGGACTTTCAGGAGCAGGTTTTTTTGCTTTAAGGTCTGAAGCATTTGTGTTACCATGTGCAGTAATTGGTCCATATAAAAGTTTCAGTAAACTGAAGGTGGTATATGGGGAACCAATTGATATGAGTGAAATGAGAGCGGCAAAAGCTTCAGCAGATGAAGTGACTGAATTAATTATGTCAGAAATTCAAAAACTAAAAGATGCGCATCAATAG
- the rpsA gene encoding 30S ribosomal protein S1 — translation MTEELNQVEVKSFEVGDKVTGQVTKVEEKQVLVAIQGSKLDGIIPISELSSLHIEKATDAVSEGQELELEVLKVEEEALILSKRKVDAEKAWENLEKQFQSGEVFETEVKDVVKGGLVVDLGVRGFVPASLVEAHFVEDFSDYKGRTLTFKIVELDKEKNRLILSHRAVVEEEKGRAKQDRIGALQVGQVIEGTVQRITDFGAFVDIGGIDGLVHISQLSYEHVDKPTDVVHEGQKVQVKVLSVDRDNERISLSIKETLPGPWSNISEKAPKGSILDGVVKRLVSYGAFVEVFPGVEGLVHISQIAHKHIGTPHEVLKEGQEVKVKVLDANEQDQRLSLSIKELIEKEFEENFDYELPEESKGFQLGEMIGDKLKNLGK, via the coding sequence ATGACTGAAGAACTAAATCAAGTAGAAGTGAAGAGCTTTGAAGTGGGTGACAAAGTAACAGGACAAGTTACAAAAGTCGAGGAAAAGCAAGTGTTAGTGGCTATTCAAGGCAGTAAACTTGATGGGATCATTCCAATTAGTGAGCTTTCAAGTCTGCATATTGAAAAAGCAACTGATGCTGTGTCGGAAGGTCAAGAATTAGAACTAGAAGTCTTAAAGGTTGAAGAAGAAGCACTAATCCTTTCAAAAAGAAAAGTAGATGCTGAAAAGGCATGGGAAAACTTAGAAAAACAATTCCAAAGTGGCGAAGTATTTGAAACTGAAGTGAAGGATGTTGTAAAGGGTGGCCTAGTAGTTGACCTAGGCGTCCGTGGTTTTGTACCTGCCTCCCTAGTGGAAGCGCACTTTGTAGAGGATTTCAGCGATTATAAAGGACGTACACTTACTTTTAAAATTGTTGAACTCGATAAGGAAAAAAATCGATTAATCCTTTCACACCGAGCTGTTGTAGAAGAAGAAAAAGGAAGAGCAAAGCAAGATCGTATTGGAGCATTGCAAGTTGGCCAGGTAATCGAAGGTACGGTTCAAAGGATTACTGATTTTGGTGCTTTCGTCGATATTGGTGGTATTGATGGTCTTGTTCATATCTCTCAATTATCTTACGAACATGTAGATAAACCTACAGACGTTGTCCATGAGGGGCAAAAAGTTCAAGTGAAAGTGTTAAGTGTTGATAGAGATAATGAAAGAATTTCCTTATCAATAAAAGAGACTCTACCTGGACCATGGTCAAACATTTCCGAAAAAGCACCTAAAGGAAGTATTTTAGATGGTGTAGTAAAAAGATTGGTATCTTACGGTGCCTTTGTAGAGGTATTCCCTGGTGTAGAAGGACTTGTTCACATTTCTCAAATTGCACATAAGCATATTGGTACACCACACGAGGTACTAAAAGAAGGTCAAGAAGTAAAAGTAAAAGTGCTTGATGCAAATGAACAGGATCAAAGATTATCACTAAGTATTAAAGAGCTAATCGAAAAAGAGTTTGAAGAAAACTTTGATTATGAGCTTCCAGAAGAGTCAAAAGGCTTCCAATTAGGTGAAATGATTGGCGATAAATTAAAGAATCTAGGAAAATAA
- the fni gene encoding type 2 isopentenyl-diphosphate Delta-isomerase, with protein sequence MSRSERKWDHIRFALQERQNSLPFFDDIKFIHQSLPDISVSDVRLDHKIGELSLSSPIFINAMTGGGGEKTYRINQELAMIASQMGLAMAVGSQMSALKDKSERFTYEIVRKENPKGILIANLGSEATVENAKAAIDMIEANALQIHLNVIQELTMPEGDRDFSGALKRIETIVEHVDVPVIVKEVGFGMAKETVQSLISVGVAAVDVGGAGGTNFAEIENKRREKALPFFHQWGIPTPVSIIEASTVHQASIIGSGGFLSASDLAKGLAIGANAIGFAGHFLRILVENGIESLNNEVESLHYELKLIMTALGAKSISDLQRAPLMITGETFHWLSQRGIETKHFSQRSIK encoded by the coding sequence GTGTCTAGATCGGAACGGAAATGGGATCACATTCGCTTTGCCCTACAAGAAAGGCAAAACAGCTTACCTTTTTTTGATGATATTAAATTTATTCATCAAAGCTTACCTGATATCAGTGTGTCCGATGTACGATTAGATCACAAAATTGGCGAACTTTCTTTAAGTTCGCCAATTTTTATCAATGCGATGACTGGCGGCGGCGGTGAAAAAACGTATCGAATTAACCAAGAATTGGCGATGATAGCTAGCCAGATGGGATTAGCTATGGCAGTTGGTTCACAAATGTCTGCACTGAAAGATAAAAGTGAGCGGTTTACTTATGAAATCGTCCGAAAAGAAAATCCAAAGGGGATTCTTATAGCTAATCTCGGCAGTGAAGCAACAGTAGAAAATGCTAAAGCGGCAATTGATATGATTGAAGCAAATGCATTACAAATACATTTAAATGTTATTCAAGAATTAACCATGCCTGAGGGAGACCGAGATTTTTCTGGTGCCTTAAAAAGAATTGAAACAATTGTCGAACATGTTGATGTACCTGTGATTGTAAAAGAGGTTGGTTTTGGTATGGCTAAAGAAACGGTCCAATCCCTTATTTCTGTAGGGGTAGCTGCAGTGGATGTGGGAGGGGCCGGAGGAACGAATTTTGCGGAGATAGAAAATAAACGCAGAGAAAAAGCCCTGCCGTTTTTCCACCAATGGGGTATTCCAACACCGGTATCAATCATAGAAGCCTCTACTGTGCATCAAGCATCAATTATAGGCTCTGGTGGGTTTTTATCAGCTAGTGATTTAGCAAAGGGGTTAGCCATCGGTGCGAACGCAATCGGATTTGCTGGTCATTTTTTACGCATTCTTGTAGAAAATGGAATTGAATCCTTGAATAACGAAGTGGAATCCCTTCATTACGAATTAAAATTGATTATGACTGCTTTAGGAGCTAAGTCTATTTCAGACTTACAAAGAGCACCTCTCATGATTACAGGTGAAACCTTCCATTGGCTTAGCCAAAGGGGAATAGAAACGAAACACTTTAGCCAGCGTTCGATAAAATAA
- a CDS encoding YpzI family protein, with protein sequence MGKDRQEKKLRESGRVESDRDQALHYPGATKLSTPEEARGLNDGKR encoded by the coding sequence ATGGGAAAAGACCGCCAAGAAAAAAAACTAAGAGAAAGTGGAAGAGTTGAATCTGATCGTGACCAGGCATTACACTATCCAGGTGCAACAAAGCTATCCACTCCGGAAGAAGCACGGGGACTAAACGACGGGAAAAGATAG
- the der gene encoding ribosome biogenesis GTPase Der, whose translation MVKPVIAIVGRPNVGKSTIFNRIVGERVSIVEDIPGVTRDRIYSSGEWLTHDFNVIDTGGIDIGDEPFLEQIRQQAEVAIDEADVIIFLTNGREGVTAADEEVAKILYKSKKPIVLGVNKIDNPEMREQIYDFYALGFGEPIPVSGSHGLGLGDLLDEAAKHFPKNKQADYDDDVIKFSLIGRPNVGKSSLVNAILGEERVIVSNIAGTTRDAVDTPYTYNGEKYVIIDTAGIRKKGKVYESTEKYSVLRALRAIERSDVVLVVINAEEGIIEQDKKIAGYAHEAGRAIVIVVNKWDAIEKDEKTMKELEQKIREHFLFLSYAPIVFLSAKTKKRIHTLLPMINTASENHSMRVETSVLNDVIMDAIAMNPTPTDKGKRLKIYYATQVAVKPPTFVVFVNEPELLHFSYERFLENRIRDAFGFEGTPIKIYARERK comes from the coding sequence ATGGTTAAACCTGTTATTGCTATTGTAGGACGGCCAAACGTCGGTAAATCTACTATTTTTAATCGAATCGTTGGTGAACGAGTTTCTATCGTAGAGGATATTCCTGGAGTTACAAGAGATCGTATTTATAGTTCTGGTGAGTGGTTAACACATGACTTTAATGTAATCGATACAGGTGGAATTGATATTGGTGATGAACCGTTTTTGGAGCAAATTCGTCAGCAGGCAGAAGTGGCAATCGATGAGGCGGATGTCATTATCTTCTTAACAAATGGTCGAGAAGGAGTAACAGCTGCGGATGAAGAAGTAGCAAAAATACTATATAAGTCTAAAAAGCCAATTGTATTAGGTGTAAATAAAATCGATAATCCTGAGATGCGTGAGCAAATCTATGATTTTTATGCACTTGGATTTGGTGAACCAATTCCAGTTTCTGGCTCACATGGTCTAGGACTAGGAGATTTACTGGACGAAGCAGCAAAACACTTTCCGAAAAATAAGCAAGCAGATTATGATGATGATGTCATTAAGTTTTCTTTAATTGGGCGTCCGAATGTTGGGAAGTCTTCACTTGTTAACGCGATATTAGGTGAAGAACGTGTTATTGTCAGCAATATTGCTGGGACAACGCGTGATGCTGTCGATACACCATATACGTATAATGGAGAAAAATATGTCATAATAGATACAGCAGGAATCAGGAAAAAAGGAAAAGTGTATGAAAGCACGGAGAAGTATAGTGTGCTTCGCGCGCTAAGGGCGATTGAACGTTCCGACGTAGTCTTAGTTGTTATTAATGCCGAAGAAGGTATTATTGAACAGGACAAGAAAATTGCAGGTTACGCACATGAGGCAGGACGAGCCATTGTGATTGTGGTTAATAAATGGGATGCGATAGAAAAAGATGAGAAAACGATGAAGGAACTAGAACAAAAGATAAGAGAACATTTCTTATTTCTTAGTTATGCTCCAATTGTATTCTTATCTGCAAAGACGAAGAAGCGAATTCATACCCTCCTTCCGATGATTAACACAGCGAGTGAGAACCACTCAATGCGTGTAGAAACAAGTGTGTTGAATGATGTTATTATGGACGCAATTGCTATGAATCCAACACCAACTGACAAAGGGAAACGCTTGAAAATTTATTATGCAACACAAGTTGCAGTAAAGCCTCCTACTTTTGTTGTTTTTGTCAATGAACCCGAATTATTGCATTTCTCCTATGAACGTTTCTTAGAGAACAGGATTAGAGATGCGTTTGGTTTCGAGGGAACCCCTATCAAAATTTATGCTAGAGAAAGAAAATAA